ATTAGATTTGTTCTCTGAAGCCAAAAATTTAATAGTACCATTTTGAATCAAGCCCTGCTTACCTATTTCTAAGATTGTGGTGATAGTTAAGAAGAGAACCCAAGATCCAAAGACATCTTTTTCTAACATCCGAGCTAAAAAGTAGACTGTTCCAAACCCAATTACTAAGACGGAGCCGCGTTGTAGCAGCGTAAATATGCCTGATCTGATCCATACCTTTTTCTCAACTGGACCCATCTATTTATAGTATTTCGATAAAAATTGAATGTATTTTATAAATTTATCAGTAAAAATAGTAATTTATTTTATAGTTTTGTTTACAAACGAATATATATTTGCAGAAAGCTTTCTTAAAAGTGCTGTCAAATGAGATAACTAATCTCTCTTAGGTTCTATGTTCTTCAACACATTAGATTTTGCACTTTTCTTGCCAATTGTGTTTGCCATCTACTGGTGGGTTTTGGGTAATCGATTGCGAGCGCAAAATGTGTTTCTGATTGTTGCTAGCTACGTTTTCTACGGATGGTGGGACTGGAGATTTCTTTTTCTGATTGCCTTTAGTTCAATCGTTGATTTTACGATCGGGCAATTGCTATTTCGGGCCAAACGAAAAATTTATCGAAAATTTTGGCTGTTTCTTAGCATCGGTATTAATCTGGGCATCTTAGGGTTTTTTAAGTACTACAACTTTTTTGTCGATGCATTTGTCGACGCATTTACGCTGTTTGGCAAGCCCATAGAAGTCAGCACATTGTATATCATTCTACCGGTAGGTATTAGTTTTTATACCTTCCAGACATTGAGCTACACAATAGATATTTACCGCAATAAACTTCAACCTACGAAGGATGTGGTGGCATTTTTCGCTTTTGTCAGTTTCTTTCCGCAGTTGGTCGCTGGGCCCATTGAACGAGCCTCCAATCTACTTCCTCAATTCTTTAAGCAGCGTACTTTTCAGTATGAGGAGGCTAAAGATGGAATGAGGCAGATTTTATGGGGGCTTTTCAAGAAAATTGTTATTGCTGATAACTGTGCTCTTTTTGTGGATCAAATATTTTCTAATTATTCCGAAGTTTCTAACGGGGCACTGGTGCTGGGTGCTATTTTTTTTGCATTTCAAATTTACGGCGACTTTTCCGGTTACTCCGATATTGCCATTGGCACAGCCAAGCTTTTTGGTTTTAAGCTAATGCGTAATTTTGCTTATCCGTACTTCTCTCGTGATATTGCTGAGTTCTGGCGAAGGTGGCATATATCTCTGTCTTCTTGGTTTAAAGACTACTTGTACATTCCGCTGGGAGGAAGTAGAGGAAGTGTTTGGTACAAGGTTCGCAACACTGCCATCATTTTTGTGGTTAGTGGATTCTGGCATGGGGCCAATTGGACCTTTATTGTTTGGGGAGCACTGAATGCGCTCTATTTTCTACCATTGCTTCTGAGACAAAGCAATCGTCGTTATTTAGATATTGCGGCTCAAGACCGATTTTTGCCCAACACCAAAGAAGCGTTTCAAATATTAGTAACGTTTTCTCTTACTTGCTTTGCTTGGATTTTCTTTAGGTCGGAAAGTGTCACTGATGCTTTTTCCTATATCGGTCATATGTTTGACTGGAATAGCTTTACAACTGATCTTAAATTTTATTATCTGTTGCCGCTTCTAGTACTCTTGATTACAGTCGAGTGGGTTCAGAGACATCAACCGCATCCGTTACAAATAGATCAACTTAGTCCGGTTAAACGTTTTGCTATTTACAATTTGTTGACCTTAGGTATTATCTATCTAAACTTCAATAGTGGGGCTTCTTTCATTTATTTTCAGTTTTAATCTAGCAGTAAATGAAGCTATTTATTAAGAAATTGGCGTTTTATTTAATTCCGCTCATGCTGTTGTTCGGGTTAATCATGATAACCGATCCTTACAAAATATTTTATGAGTATGAAGACTACTCGTATAAACATTTTACGGTGAATAGACATTATGTGAGCACCCAATACTTTTTAGATAATTATCGAGAAAATAAATACGATGCTTTCATTTTTGGTAACTCCCGCACGTTAGCCTTCCAAACGAAAGATTGGAAAGGTCATTTGCCTTTTCCAGCAGAACCTTATCACTTCGATGCTTCGGGAGAATCAGTGTACGGAATGATGAAAAAAGTAGCTCTGGCAGATAGTTTATCAGAGCAGCTAGACCAAGCAATTATTGTACTTGATCGATTAATTTTTCTTGAGCCTGACGAGCGAGACCATCCGCTATTTCAGCTACACCCAGCGTTGAATGGTGCTTCTTGGGTAAAATTTTACCAAAAATTTGTGCTCTCTATTTTTGAGCGCAATTTTATTCCTTATTATAGTGATTACATTACGGATGGACTTATTACTAAAATATTAGGTAAGATTCCGAAAGAGGTAGTTTATACGCCCGTTAGCAATGATGTTATTATGACTACTTGGGAAGAGGAGCTAACTACCGACGAAGATGCCTTCTTTGCAAAATATGCGGCCTATTTTATTAAGCGTCCCGAAACCGAAACTACATCTGAAGTTATTATTACCGAAAAGCACAAACGGTACCTCACTCGGATAAAAAATATTTTACAGAGCCGCCACGTAAACTATAAGGTAATTATTGGTCCTGATTACAGACAAGTCAAGTTCAACCCCACCGATTTAGCGTTTTTAACTAAGCTCTTTGGAGCCAAAAATTTATATGACTTTTCCGGGAAAAATGAGTTTACAACTGATGTTAGAAATTTCTACGATGGTTCTCATTATCGTCCGTCTGTGGCGCGAGATATTTTGAAACAAGTTTATGAGAATGGCATCCAAGTAGTTGAGTTGAAAAATTATACTGGTAAAATAGAAGAATAAAATGTAATATTTTTATCTTTGTACTAGATATATATAATAGAATGACATTTAAGCAACTAAGAAGAAATCTTAAAAACGATTTTTCTGAATTTCGTGAGGTGAAAATAGCACTATTGGCTGATAGTGCATCACAGTTATTAGCAGTAGCTATTCGTGGCTGCGGATACGAGCATCAACTTGACTTGAAAGTGCACGAAGCCGATTACGATCAGATAAACCAAGAATTGCTAAACCCTCATTCTGAATACTACACTACTGCCCAAGATTTTACTATTCTATTTCATAGTGTACATAAGCTTCGTAAAAAGTTTTACCAATTACCAATCGATGAGAGAAAAGACTTTGCGTCAAACCACATAGCTCATTGTCAAACATTATTCGATAGCATTACTAGCAATACTAACTCGAAAATTATTTACTTCAACTTTCCCATAGTTAATGATGAAGTATTCGGCCATCACGCGAATAAGACTCAGCACTCCTTTATTTATCAATTGAGAAAAATTAACTTTCAGTTAATGGAGGTAAGTCAGCAAAATGCGGCGCTGTACATACACGATCTACAGGCTCTTCAAGGGCGATACGGGCAGGATGTGGTTTTGGACACAAATATGTACATCAACGCTGATATGCCACTTAGTGTTGACTTTCTGCCAGTGGTAGCTGACAGCACAATAGCCATTATTCGTGCTTCACTAGGAAAGATAAAGAAGTGTTTAGTACTTGACTTAGACAACACCATTTGGGGTGGGATTATTGGTGACGATGGTTTAGAAAAAATACAAATAGGAGATTTAGGAGTAGGAAAAGCATTTAGTGAGTTCCAGCAATGGGCGAAAGAACTAAAAGAACGAGGCGTTATTCTGGCTATATGTAGCAAAAACGATGAGAAGAACGCGAAGGAGCCTTTTGAGAAACATCCCGACATGGTACTTCGGCTAGACGATATTGCGATCTTCGTGGCTAATTGGGAAAATAAGGCAGACAATATTGCCTTTATTCAGCAGACGCTAAATATTGGGCTGGATTCCATTGTCTTTATCGACGATAACCCCTTTGAAAGAAACATGGTAAGAACGCACCTTCCTCAAGTTACCGTACCAGAATTACCCGAAGATCCGGCGCTGTATCTCAACTATTTAACCTCATTATATCTTTTTGAGACCGTTTCTTTCACTACCAATGATTCGGACCGAACACGACAGTATCAGGCTGAGGCAAAACGGGTGGTTACAAAAAATAGCTTTGCTAACGAAGAGGAGTTTCTGGCTTCTTTGGATATGAAGGCAAAAATAGAGTCATTTAACCGCTTTAACACTCCTAGAGTTGCCCAACTTACGCAAAGGTCTAATCAGTTTAATCTACGCACTATTCGTTATACCGAACACGAAATAGAAAAAATAGCCAACTCAGAAGACTATATCACCTTATCACTATCTTTATCGGATAAATTTGGCGATCATGGAATCATTAGTGTATTGATACTGGAAAAGAAAGGAGAGGCTACTCTTTTTGTCGATACTTGGATTATGAGTTGTCGGGTTCTTAAGCGAGGGGTTGAGTATTTTGCTCTCAATAAACTAGTGGAGATAGCAAAAAAACACCAGGCTAAGCAACTAAGGGGCGAATACCTACCTACTGCTAAAAATGGCTTAGTAAAAGATCATTACGCCGATCTGGGTTTTCAGGCCGAAGATGGCTACTGGGTGCTTGACGTAGCGAGCTTTTCAGAAAAGGAAAATTATATACAAGAAGATCAATTAATAAATCTGACGAATGGATAGTACGCAAATTTTAGAAGAAGTAGACGAAATATTTAAGGACGAATTAGATAACGATGATATCGTTATACAACGAGATACAACCGCCGGAGATATTGCCGAATGGGATTCCCTAACCCATATTACCCTAGTGGTAGCAATTGAGAAACACTTTAAAGTAAAATTTACGGCGGCTGAAATTCAGGGATTTAAGAATGTGGGGGAGATGTGTGATGCCATCCACGCAAAAGTATCTTGATGTTTACTGTTGGCGATACGTACCAAGAGACATTTATAACCGATGCGTTAACGTACGAGGGCTTCATTGATCTGTTTAAAGATAAAAATCCACTTCACACTGACGCTCAGTTTGCTCGGTCGAAAAGTTTTAAAGACCGGGTAATGCACGGAAATATTTTGAATGGATACATCTCTTACTTTATCGGAGAGTGCCTTCCGTCGAAAGATGTTGTCATTCACTCCCAGGAAATAAAATACCACGCTCCGGTCTATCTTAATGATGAACTGAGTCTGCATGCTACTGTCAGTGAAATCTACGATTCAGTAAATGCGGTCGTTTTTAAGTACCGTTTCTTAGATGTAGAAAAGAAAGTAATTGCCAAAGGGACTTTTCAAATTGGGTTAATCTAGCATGAACACGTTGATTTTAGGAGGAGCTTCCGGTTTGGGAGAAAGCATCACCACTAAACTGGCTGAAAAAGCCTCAGATACTATCTATTTTACGTATTGCCATTCGGTAGAGAGTGCGTCTTCAATTTGTCAAAAGTTTCCCAACGGGCATAAGATTCAATGTGATTTTACGGATCCTAGCAGCTTAGATGCCTTTCTGGAGGTGATAGATGATCTTGAACTTGACGCGATCGTGAATAATGCTATTACCGGAATGCAACGTAACCATTTTCATAAAATGGAAACTGCTGATATATCAAAGAGCTTTCAACATAATGTACTCCCCATTCTAGCAATCACTCAGCGGGCTATCAAGCAGTTCAAAAAGAAGAAGTTTGGTAAAATAGTTACTATTTTAAGTGCGGCACTCATTAATAAGCCCCCGGTAGGCTGGTCAGAGTACACTGCTAACAAGGCGTATTTGGCGTCCATGAGTAAATCGTGGGCTACAGAATATGTAAAATTCAATATTACATCAAATAGCATTTCACCTTCTCTAATGCTCACTGATCTCAATCAGGATATTGACCCCAGAGTGATTGAACAAATTACCAATAATCATCCTTTGCGAGAGCTACTGAACCCTAGCGAAGTTGCCGATACCGTAGCTTTTCTGCTGCAAACAACTCAGCAGATAAACGGAGTGAATTTAGTTATAAACGCGGGTACTGATGTTGTTTAACTCATTAACATTTTTAGTATTTTTTCCGCTGGTAACGTTAGTGTACTTCTTGCTGCCTCATCGGCTTAGGTGGGTATTGCTGTTACTAGCCAGCGCCTTTTTCTACATGTACTTTGAGCCTCTGTACATATTTATTCTGATATTCATTATTCTGACAAATTTTTTTGGAGCTAAAATTATTTACAGACTCACCGAAGCTAGAAATAGAAAACTTGTTTTGGTTCTAAGTATTATACTCAACCTTTCGGTGCTGGCTCTTTTCAAGTATTTTAACTTTTTGAACGGAATTCTGGATGACCTGCTGAATGTATCGCAGTTACAAAATCCTATTCCCTATCTAAATGTGCTTCTCCCTTTGGGGATTTCATTTTATACCTTTCAAGGTATGAGTTATACCATTGACGTATTTCGCGGCCTTCAGCAGCCGGAGCGACATCTGGGTATTTTCTCAACGTATTTAATGTTCTATCCTCAGTTGGTAGCCGGGCCCATTGAACGAGCATCTCACTTACTTTCTCAGTTTTACGAAAAGCATACTTTTAAAGTAGATACGGCAGCCTATGGGTTGCGACTGATGCTTCTGGGTTTCTTCAAAAAAGTGGTAATAGCTGACCGTTTGGGAATTTTTGTGTCGGAAATTTACGCCCAACCCGAAGCCTATTCTGGGTTGTTAGTGTTGCTGGGAGTTGTATTATTTTCCTTCCAGTTGTACTGCGACTTTTCAGGTTACACGGACATTGCCATTGGTGCTGCCGCAGTGATGGGTTTTAGGCTAATGGAAAATTTCAACCGCCCTTTTATTGCTACCAGTATTTCAGATTTTTGGCGTCGGTGGCACATATCATTATCTAGTTGGATTAATGACTACTTGTACAATCCTATCGCCATACAGAAAAGAAATTGGGGCAAGTGGGGATTGATATATGCTGCCCTGTTCAGCTTCACCCTAATTGGACTGTGGCACGGTGCCAACTGGAATTTTGTGATCTTCGGATTACTTCACGGTTTAGCACTTTCGTACGAAATTCTGACCAAGAAAAGGCGAAGAAAGCTATCCAAGCGTTTGCCGGTATCTTTCTATGGTAATTTGAGTATGCTACTTACATTCTCATTCTTCACATTTTCTATTATCTTCTTTCGCTCGGCCAACGTAGCTCAAGCTTTTTCAGTAATAAGCAATATTTCCTTTTACGATCCTGATATCTTAGCTGAGTTACAAAGTATGCGGGTTTTTGATATATATAACCTTATCATCAATGTATTGCTAGTTTGCTTGATACTGGCGATAGAAAAAGTGATTGCTGAATCACACATCAGGAACAAGCTGTTTAAGTTAAGGTGGGTGAGAGTAAGTACGTACCTCGGGTGCTTACTCATTATTGGACTTTTTGGAGTGTTTCAGAATCAAAATGACTTTATCTATTTTCAGTTTTAATGAGAAAGTTCCTCATAAATATCGGTATTGTCGGTTCGTTGGCGTTGATACTCTTTTATGCACTGGATGCTGCATTCACAAAAATATATCAAGAGGGAAGCTTCTATAAAACGCAGTGGCTCTTTCAGATCAATGAACAGTCTTATGACTACGCTATCTTAGGAGCCTCCCGATCGTATACGGCACTGGATGTTGGTGAAATTAACCAGCAAACTAACTTAAATGGTATCAATCTCTCTTTAGACGGTAGTTTTATTTCAACTCAATCGCTGATTCTTGATGTCTTTTTGTCGAATCAGAATAATGTTAACACGCTCTATTTGAACATTGATGGTTGGCAGTTGGATTACGACACCGAATCGCAATTTACTTATCCGAGGTTTCTACCCTACGTCGAAAACGATTTGGTCTACAATCATTTTGTTCAATTAGATAAGAAGTGGTACTTATATCGCTACGTGCCATTTATGCGGTATGCAGAATTTAACTTCACCTGGGGGTTGCATATGCTGGTGAACAATTTATTTGGTTTCATTGAACCTGATTTTGATGAGTTTGGGACTCGCATATACAAATTTACCGATTACCGAGGCGAGAAGGAGGTGAAGCATAACTTATTCAAAACTCAGGGAGAGTTTAAGTATCTAAATAAGATTATTGAAACCTGTAAAGAAAGGGGTATTGAGCTGGTGGCTTTTGTGCCTCCTATTGCCACAATAAAAAGAGATACTACCTATTACGAAAACATTGTCTTATTTGAGAAGTGGATAGAAAACAAAGGGGTTGAATTCTACAATTTCGGAGATTTATACCCTCAACAGTATGATTTATATACTGATGAAATACACTTGAATAAGTACGGTGTAGAAAAGTTTTCGGCGATATTTGGTAGCATCGTAATCACTTCTGATGAAGAAGTACTAACCTCTCTTTCTAGTCAGCAGTAATATTGAAATTGTACAAATGAATTGATCTTTTCTATGATTATATATCATAATATTGTATATTGTAGAGGTAATTATTCAATATGAAAGGAGTAACTATTTCTACATCTTATCCCGTCCAAAAAACTGCTACGCCAGCCGTTGAAAAGCCTAAGGGGAAATTCTTGAATTATATACACAATTTTCGGGGACTCGCTATATTGTTTGTAGTTGGCGGGCATATACTACTAGAGTGGGATACCGATTCTTTTTCTAAAAAGGTATTGGATGCAGTATGGCAAAATGGAACAGTGTTATTCATCTTTATTGCTGGCTATTTATTTCAATATCTGTCGAAAAAGTATGAAACCACTAACTATTGGTTGAAAAAGATTCGTTACGTTCTGATTCCGTACCTCATCATTTCTATTCCAGCCATTGTACTAAGAATATACCAACCACTTTACGATACATTAGTTCTATATCCTGGTTTTGAAGAATGGTCCTTATTAAAAAAGATAGGGTATTATTATGTATCGGGTAGCCATCTGCTCCCTTTGTGGTTTATACCGATGATTACAATATTCTATGCAATTGCCCCAGTACTCATCAAAATTGATCGCAACCCCCGTGCGTACTATATACTTCCGCTACTGGTTGTCATCTCTCTAATCGTTCCCCGAGATGAGCTGAATAATATCCCGAAAATGTTTGTGCACTTTTTGTCGGTATATATTTTTGGAATGTTTTTTAGCCACTTTAATGATCAAATATTAAAATGGTCTTCCAAATACTGGCTCTTTCTGACTCTCTCAACCGTTGCATTAATGATAGCAACAATTGTTACAGATAGTTGGTACGACCCTCTTATGTATCTACAGAAGATATTTTTGTGCTGGTTTTTTGTCTACTGGCTATGGCATTTTGACGAACATGTACCAACCAGTTTAGGAACGAAAACTCTGGCAGATTATAGTTTCGGTATATTTTTCCTACATTACTATTTCTTATTGGCGATAAAGCTTGGTTTTGAGTATTCCTTTCCTTCTCTGCTAAAAGGTTCCGTGCTCAACTGGTCAATCAATTTTGGGCTTATTATGATCTTAAACATTGCCTGTATCGCTTTGGCTAAACGAGTCTTAGGAAAGCAGAGCCGGTACCTGATAGGTTGTTGATTCGGCTATCTTTTAAGTGAGCAGTCTATGCAATTAATTCTTTTGATCCAAAATTTCTAACTAAAACAGCTTCTAAACATCACAAATTTCAACACCCTGTTGCAAAGACGCTAAAGCATCCTCTTCTTTTGGGATGAACTCTTGGGCTACGTAACCATCAAAGCCAGTATCTACAATAGCCTGCATAATGGCCGGGTAGTAAAGCTCTTGGGTTTCGTCAATTTCATTACGACCGGGTACGCCGCCAGTGTGGTAGTGGGAAATGTAGGGATGATACTTTTGAATAGTAGCAATCACATCGCCTTCCATAATTTGCATGTGGTAGATGTCGTAAAGTAGCTTGAAGTTCTCGGAACCGATCATCTTGCAGAGTTCCACACCCCACTCAGTATGGTCACACATATAGTCAGGGTGGTTGACCTTGCTGTTGAGTAGCTCCATCACCACTAGTACATTGTTCTTTTCAGCAAGCGATATTATTTTCTTAATGCCCTCGGCGCAGTTTTTCATACCGGTTTCGTCATCCATACCATCGCGGTTGCCCGAGAAGGTAATGATTTGCTTTAGGCCTGCTTCGGCCACCATCGGAATACTCTTTTCGTAGAGTGCAATCAAATCAGCGTGATGTTCAGTGCGGTTCCAGCACTTTTCAATGCCGTAGCCATTTTCCCAGTAAGAAGCTAAGGCGCAGGTTAACCCATGCTTGTCCAGTGTCGGCCACTCATCTGGCCCCAGTAACTCTACCGACTTAATACCCATCTTCTTGGCTGAAACACAGAATTCCTCTAGCGGAATGCTACCGTAGCACCATTTGCAAACAGAATGGTTGATGTTGCCTTTTGGAGTGAATTCAGAAGGTTGGGTCATAGGTTGAGCAATTGATGGGGTAGAAAGCAGAGCGGCACTGCCTGCTAAATGTTTGATTGCCGATCGTCGATTAGTTTTCATATGAGGTTAGAGATTGTCAAATAATTTTGCTCAAAATATACAGGTTTTGGGAGCGAAGAAAAAATATATCCGCAATTGTGCTAAGTTTTCTGTACCTTAGCTAACATAAATTTCTCGTCGCAAGTTGGTGATTTTTCATTCCAAAGTAGTCCGGTATAGTAATACCACGTTAAACTATCGGGCACGAGTAAGGTAGAAGATTTTTTAGGATAGGGCAGTCAATCTAACTTCTCGGGTATTATAAAATATCAAACTGCTAATAAAATACCCGAGGTTACTGAAGGTAAAACCGTTCTGTTCATCTTACGTACTTAC
This region of Tunicatimonas pelagia genomic DNA includes:
- a CDS encoding MBOAT family O-acyltransferase gives rise to the protein MFFNTLDFALFLPIVFAIYWWVLGNRLRAQNVFLIVASYVFYGWWDWRFLFLIAFSSIVDFTIGQLLFRAKRKIYRKFWLFLSIGINLGILGFFKYYNFFVDAFVDAFTLFGKPIEVSTLYIILPVGISFYTFQTLSYTIDIYRNKLQPTKDVVAFFAFVSFFPQLVAGPIERASNLLPQFFKQRTFQYEEAKDGMRQILWGLFKKIVIADNCALFVDQIFSNYSEVSNGALVLGAIFFAFQIYGDFSGYSDIAIGTAKLFGFKLMRNFAYPYFSRDIAEFWRRWHISLSSWFKDYLYIPLGGSRGSVWYKVRNTAIIFVVSGFWHGANWTFIVWGALNALYFLPLLLRQSNRRYLDIAAQDRFLPNTKEAFQILVTFSLTCFAWIFFRSESVTDAFSYIGHMFDWNSFTTDLKFYYLLPLLVLLITVEWVQRHQPHPLQIDQLSPVKRFAIYNLLTLGIIYLNFNSGASFIYFQF
- a CDS encoding HAD-IIIC family phosphatase is translated as MTFKQLRRNLKNDFSEFREVKIALLADSASQLLAVAIRGCGYEHQLDLKVHEADYDQINQELLNPHSEYYTTAQDFTILFHSVHKLRKKFYQLPIDERKDFASNHIAHCQTLFDSITSNTNSKIIYFNFPIVNDEVFGHHANKTQHSFIYQLRKINFQLMEVSQQNAALYIHDLQALQGRYGQDVVLDTNMYINADMPLSVDFLPVVADSTIAIIRASLGKIKKCLVLDLDNTIWGGIIGDDGLEKIQIGDLGVGKAFSEFQQWAKELKERGVILAICSKNDEKNAKEPFEKHPDMVLRLDDIAIFVANWENKADNIAFIQQTLNIGLDSIVFIDDNPFERNMVRTHLPQVTVPELPEDPALYLNYLTSLYLFETVSFTTNDSDRTRQYQAEAKRVVTKNSFANEEEFLASLDMKAKIESFNRFNTPRVAQLTQRSNQFNLRTIRYTEHEIEKIANSEDYITLSLSLSDKFGDHGIISVLILEKKGEATLFVDTWIMSCRVLKRGVEYFALNKLVEIAKKHQAKQLRGEYLPTAKNGLVKDHYADLGFQAEDGYWVLDVASFSEKENYIQEDQLINLTNG
- a CDS encoding acyl carrier protein; this encodes MDSTQILEEVDEIFKDELDNDDIVIQRDTTAGDIAEWDSLTHITLVVAIEKHFKVKFTAAEIQGFKNVGEMCDAIHAKVS
- a CDS encoding MaoC/PaaZ C-terminal domain-containing protein — translated: MFTVGDTYQETFITDALTYEGFIDLFKDKNPLHTDAQFARSKSFKDRVMHGNILNGYISYFIGECLPSKDVVIHSQEIKYHAPVYLNDELSLHATVSEIYDSVNAVVFKYRFLDVEKKVIAKGTFQIGLI
- a CDS encoding SDR family NAD(P)-dependent oxidoreductase — protein: MNTLILGGASGLGESITTKLAEKASDTIYFTYCHSVESASSICQKFPNGHKIQCDFTDPSSLDAFLEVIDDLELDAIVNNAITGMQRNHFHKMETADISKSFQHNVLPILAITQRAIKQFKKKKFGKIVTILSAALINKPPVGWSEYTANKAYLASMSKSWATEYVKFNITSNSISPSLMLTDLNQDIDPRVIEQITNNHPLRELLNPSEVADTVAFLLQTTQQINGVNLVINAGTDVV
- a CDS encoding MBOAT family O-acyltransferase, producing the protein MVLSIILNLSVLALFKYFNFLNGILDDLLNVSQLQNPIPYLNVLLPLGISFYTFQGMSYTIDVFRGLQQPERHLGIFSTYLMFYPQLVAGPIERASHLLSQFYEKHTFKVDTAAYGLRLMLLGFFKKVVIADRLGIFVSEIYAQPEAYSGLLVLLGVVLFSFQLYCDFSGYTDIAIGAAAVMGFRLMENFNRPFIATSISDFWRRWHISLSSWINDYLYNPIAIQKRNWGKWGLIYAALFSFTLIGLWHGANWNFVIFGLLHGLALSYEILTKKRRRKLSKRLPVSFYGNLSMLLTFSFFTFSIIFFRSANVAQAFSVISNISFYDPDILAELQSMRVFDIYNLIINVLLVCLILAIEKVIAESHIRNKLFKLRWVRVSTYLGCLLIIGLFGVFQNQNDFIYFQF
- a CDS encoding acyltransferase family protein → MKGVTISTSYPVQKTATPAVEKPKGKFLNYIHNFRGLAILFVVGGHILLEWDTDSFSKKVLDAVWQNGTVLFIFIAGYLFQYLSKKYETTNYWLKKIRYVLIPYLIISIPAIVLRIYQPLYDTLVLYPGFEEWSLLKKIGYYYVSGSHLLPLWFIPMITIFYAIAPVLIKIDRNPRAYYILPLLVVISLIVPRDELNNIPKMFVHFLSVYIFGMFFSHFNDQILKWSSKYWLFLTLSTVALMIATIVTDSWYDPLMYLQKIFLCWFFVYWLWHFDEHVPTSLGTKTLADYSFGIFFLHYYFLLAIKLGFEYSFPSLLKGSVLNWSINFGLIMILNIACIALAKRVLGKQSRYLIGC
- a CDS encoding hydroxypyruvate isomerase family protein, which encodes MKTNRRSAIKHLAGSAALLSTPSIAQPMTQPSEFTPKGNINHSVCKWCYGSIPLEEFCVSAKKMGIKSVELLGPDEWPTLDKHGLTCALASYWENGYGIEKCWNRTEHHADLIALYEKSIPMVAEAGLKQIITFSGNRDGMDDETGMKNCAEGIKKIISLAEKNNVLVVMELLNSKVNHPDYMCDHTEWGVELCKMIGSENFKLLYDIYHMQIMEGDVIATIQKYHPYISHYHTGGVPGRNEIDETQELYYPAIMQAIVDTGFDGYVAQEFIPKEEDALASLQQGVEICDV